The following coding sequences lie in one Rickettsiella endosymbiont of Rhagonycha lignosa genomic window:
- a CDS encoding YbaB/EbfC family nucleoid-associated protein, producing MNMKVDLDTLLKQAQDMQSKMQSAQAELAQIVVTGEAGGGMVKVEMDGRHTVKSIWLDPASLKEPKEFVEELLVGAFNAALKEIEQASRQKLNDLTSLMQTKFSSDIATTTTE from the coding sequence ATGAATATGAAAGTTGACCTAGACACGCTTTTAAAACAAGCCCAAGACATGCAGTCCAAGATGCAATCTGCTCAAGCCGAATTAGCACAAATCGTGGTTACCGGAGAAGCAGGTGGCGGTATGGTTAAAGTTGAAATGGATGGCCGACATACGGTGAAGTCCATTTGGCTAGATCCCGCTTCGTTAAAGGAACCGAAAGAATTTGTCGAAGAATTGCTGGTAGGTGCATTTAATGCCGCATTAAAAGAAATTGAACAAGCATCACGTCAAAAATTAAATGACTTAACCAGTCTTATGCAAACTAAATTTAGCAGCGATATCGCAACGACAACAACTGAATAA
- the thrS gene encoding threonine--tRNA ligase, with protein sequence MPIITLLDGTQRTVPNGATIYQIAEQIGPGFAKSAIAAEVDGQLVDLSYSIRKNINLKILTSSDPESLVIVRHSTAHLLAYAVKQLFPTVQIVIGPAIENGFYHDFALSHTFTPDDLIKIEQRMHELVKLDLPIQRSTMSRDEAIKLFRDLGEEYKAEMINAIPEKEVLSLYREGDFLDLCRGPHVPSTGKLKVFKLTHVAGAYWRGDAKNEMLQRIYGTAWLKESDLKDYLYRLEEAEKRDHRKLAKQLDLFHIQEEAPGMVFWHPHGWTLYQIIEQYIRSRLQVVGYKEIRTPQLLARQLWEKSGHWDKFFKEMFTTATENTEFAIKPMNCPGHIQVFNQGIKSYRDLPLRFAEFGSCHRNEPSGALHGLMRVRGFVQDDAHIFCTEDQIQAEVAAFIDLLYSVYADFGFNEVILKLATRPEARVGSDESWAKAEKALAQALDAREGVTWTYSPGEGAFYGPKIEFSLKDCLGRIWQCGTIQVDFSMPERLGAEYVNEQGERKTPVMLHRAILGSIERFIGILIEHYAGHFPLWLAPIQVVIMTITDKQHDYARKIAQELECLGLRIKLDLRNEKISFKIREHSLQKVPYQLVIGAKEVDTKQVTIRRQTGDDLGSMSVHTFYQMIRQAIVPQSRIDTEK encoded by the coding sequence ATGCCTATTATTACCTTATTAGACGGAACACAGCGTACTGTTCCTAATGGGGCTACAATTTATCAAATAGCTGAACAAATCGGGCCTGGTTTCGCAAAATCTGCTATAGCGGCAGAAGTCGATGGGCAACTTGTTGATTTATCTTATTCCATTAGAAAAAATATTAATTTAAAAATACTTACTTCGTCTGATCCTGAATCACTAGTGATTGTTCGACATTCGACAGCGCACCTACTCGCCTATGCGGTTAAACAATTATTTCCAACTGTGCAGATAGTTATTGGGCCTGCTATAGAAAATGGATTTTATCATGATTTCGCTTTATCACACACTTTTACACCGGATGATTTAATCAAGATAGAACAGCGAATGCATGAGTTGGTTAAACTAGATTTACCTATACAACGATCTACGATGTCTCGAGACGAAGCTATCAAGTTATTCCGTGATTTAGGAGAAGAATATAAAGCAGAGATGATTAATGCAATTCCAGAAAAAGAGGTATTGTCATTATACCGGGAAGGAGATTTTCTTGATCTGTGTCGTGGTCCTCATGTCCCCAGTACGGGTAAGCTTAAAGTCTTTAAATTAACGCATGTTGCAGGCGCTTATTGGCGCGGTGATGCTAAAAATGAAATGCTGCAACGTATCTATGGTACTGCTTGGTTAAAAGAAAGTGATTTAAAAGATTACTTATATCGCTTAGAAGAAGCTGAAAAGCGTGATCATCGCAAATTGGCAAAACAATTAGATTTATTTCATATCCAAGAAGAAGCGCCAGGTATGGTGTTCTGGCATCCTCATGGCTGGACGTTATATCAAATTATTGAACAATACATTCGTTCACGCTTGCAAGTAGTAGGCTATAAAGAAATACGTACACCACAATTACTTGCGCGCCAACTTTGGGAAAAATCAGGTCATTGGGATAAATTTTTTAAAGAAATGTTTACCACAGCTACGGAAAATACTGAATTTGCAATTAAGCCGATGAACTGTCCGGGACATATCCAAGTTTTTAATCAAGGTATAAAAAGTTACCGCGATCTTCCTCTGCGTTTTGCTGAATTTGGTTCTTGTCATCGTAATGAGCCCTCGGGTGCATTACATGGTTTAATGCGAGTACGTGGCTTTGTACAAGACGATGCACATATATTCTGTACCGAAGATCAGATTCAAGCGGAAGTAGCGGCTTTTATTGATTTACTTTATAGCGTCTATGCCGATTTTGGCTTTAATGAAGTTATTTTGAAATTAGCCACACGCCCAGAAGCACGTGTTGGCTCAGATGAAAGCTGGGCTAAAGCTGAAAAAGCTTTGGCGCAAGCCTTAGATGCCCGAGAAGGGGTAACATGGACTTATTCACCCGGTGAAGGGGCTTTCTATGGTCCAAAAATTGAATTTTCTTTAAAAGATTGTTTAGGCCGTATTTGGCAATGCGGCACCATTCAAGTTGATTTTTCTATGCCGGAACGATTAGGTGCTGAATATGTAAACGAGCAAGGTGAGCGTAAAACGCCGGTTATGTTGCATAGAGCTATTTTAGGCTCTATAGAGCGTTTTATAGGTATACTCATTGAGCATTATGCGGGTCATTTCCCTTTATGGTTAGCTCCTATTCAAGTGGTTATTATGACTATCACCGATAAACAACACGATTACGCCAGAAAAATAGCTCAGGAATTAGAGTGTTTAGGGCTAAGAATTAAATTGGACTTGAGAAATGAGAAGATCAGCTTTAAGATTCGCGAACATAGCTTGCAGAAGGTTCCTTATCAACTTGTGATAGGAGCTAAGGAAGTCGATACAAAACAAGTCACCATACGTAGACAAACAGGGGATGATTTGGGTAGTATGTCGGTCCATACGTTTTATCAGATGATTCGGCAGGCTATTGTGCCGCAAAGTCGAATCGATACGGAGAAATAG
- the uvrB gene encoding excinuclease ABC subunit UvrB has protein sequence MSKPFELTSNFKPAGDQPIAIKELIHGLEAGLAYQTLLGVTGSGKTFSIAHVMQKIQRPVLILAPNKTLAAQLYGEMRSFFPHNAVEYFVSYYDYYQPEAYVPTTDTFIEKDAAVNEHIEQMRLSATKSLLERRDVVIVATVSAIYGLGDPNTYIDMMLHMRRGDQIDQRFILRRLTELQYSRNDMDFRRATYRVRGDVIDVYPAESAEEAVRIELLDDTIEHLSYFDPLTGELLRRVPRLTIYPKTHYVTPRDKILNAVESIKIELKERLAQLQTANKLVEFQRLEQRTRFDIEMLLELGYCNGIENYSRYLSGRDAGQPPPTLMDYLPKDALLVIDESHVTVPQLGAMYKGDRSRKETLVEYGFRLPSALDNRPLQFQEFSDLAFQTIYVSATPSIYEIEHSGAVVEQVIRPTGLVDPLLEVRPVATQVDDLLSEINRCVAKNERVLVTTLTKRLSEDLTEYLAEHGVKVRYLHSDIDTVERVEIIRDLRLGKFDVLVGINLLREGLDMPEVALVAILDADKEGFLRSERSLIQTIGRAARHIDGRAILYADKITGSMQKAITETERRRTKQLAFNKKHHITPKGIAKAVHDILEGARSDVSTNKQHLLKVAEEQAYYATLSPEELAKKIKQFEREMFNYAKNLQFEEAAEVRDQLKKLKEKIMGID, from the coding sequence ATGTCTAAACCTTTTGAATTAACTTCAAACTTTAAACCCGCAGGCGATCAACCCATTGCGATCAAAGAGTTGATTCATGGATTGGAAGCGGGCTTAGCCTACCAAACATTGTTGGGTGTAACCGGTTCGGGAAAGACGTTTAGTATTGCGCATGTTATGCAAAAAATTCAGCGCCCGGTTCTGATTTTGGCGCCTAATAAAACCTTGGCAGCGCAGTTATATGGTGAGATGCGGAGTTTTTTTCCGCATAATGCAGTGGAATATTTTGTTTCTTATTATGATTATTATCAACCTGAGGCCTATGTTCCAACGACAGATACTTTTATTGAAAAGGATGCGGCAGTTAACGAACATATCGAACAAATGCGTTTATCGGCTACCAAATCATTGTTAGAACGTCGAGATGTTGTGATTGTTGCAACGGTATCTGCTATTTATGGTTTAGGTGATCCTAATACTTACATCGATATGATGTTACATATGCGCCGAGGCGATCAAATCGATCAACGTTTTATTTTAAGGCGTTTGACGGAGTTACAATATAGTCGTAACGACATGGATTTTCGTCGGGCTACTTACCGTGTGCGTGGTGATGTGATTGATGTTTATCCGGCGGAATCAGCAGAAGAAGCGGTACGTATTGAATTACTGGATGACACGATAGAGCATCTTAGTTATTTTGACCCGTTAACGGGTGAATTACTTAGACGAGTACCGCGTTTAACTATTTATCCAAAAACTCATTATGTAACGCCGCGAGATAAAATTTTAAACGCCGTTGAATCAATTAAAATTGAATTAAAAGAACGTTTGGCACAACTACAAACGGCTAATAAATTAGTAGAATTTCAACGTTTAGAGCAGCGTACGCGTTTTGATATCGAGATGCTTTTAGAGTTAGGATATTGTAATGGAATAGAAAATTATTCCCGATATTTATCCGGACGCGATGCAGGGCAACCGCCGCCTACTTTAATGGATTATTTGCCGAAAGATGCATTGTTGGTGATTGATGAATCTCACGTTACGGTTCCACAATTGGGTGCGATGTATAAAGGTGATCGTTCCCGAAAAGAAACTTTAGTCGAGTATGGTTTTCGGTTGCCTTCTGCTTTAGATAATAGGCCCTTACAGTTCCAAGAGTTTTCTGATTTAGCCTTTCAAACTATTTATGTTTCTGCAACGCCGAGTATTTATGAAATTGAACACTCAGGTGCAGTGGTAGAACAAGTTATCAGGCCCACAGGTTTAGTTGATCCTTTGCTTGAAGTAAGACCTGTTGCGACACAAGTTGATGATTTGCTTTCTGAGATTAATCGTTGCGTTGCAAAAAACGAACGTGTTTTAGTTACAACCTTAACAAAACGTTTATCTGAAGACTTAACTGAATACCTTGCCGAACATGGGGTGAAAGTACGTTATCTGCATTCAGATATTGATACGGTCGAGCGAGTCGAAATTATTCGTGATTTGCGCTTAGGTAAATTTGATGTTTTGGTTGGAATTAATTTACTGCGCGAAGGACTGGATATGCCAGAGGTTGCACTTGTTGCAATCCTGGATGCGGATAAAGAAGGATTTTTACGTTCTGAACGTTCTTTAATTCAAACGATAGGTCGCGCAGCTCGACACATCGACGGTCGAGCAATTTTATATGCGGATAAAATAACTGGCTCGATGCAAAAAGCGATAACTGAAACCGAGAGACGTCGTACTAAGCAGCTAGCTTTTAATAAAAAACATCACATCACTCCTAAAGGAATCGCAAAAGCGGTGCATGATATTCTTGAGGGAGCGCGATCCGATGTTTCAACGAATAAACAACATTTGTTAAAAGTGGCTGAAGAGCAAGCTTATTATGCGACTTTATCCCCAGAAGAACTAGCCAAAAAAATTAAGCAATTTGAACGCGAAATGTTTAATTACGCAAAAAACTTGCAGTTTGAAGAAGCCGCTGAAGTGCGCGACCAATTAAAAAAACTTAAAGAAAAAATAATGGGAATTGATTAA
- the dnaX gene encoding DNA polymerase III subunit gamma/tau, with translation MSYQVLARKYRPQSFDQLIGQESTCRILKNALNTQRIHHAYLFTGTRGVGKTTLARLLAKCLNCQTKITPEPCNQCATCLAINTNRFTDLIEVDAASRTKVEDTRDLLADVHYAPSQGRYKIYLIDEVHMLSSHSFNALLKTLEEPPPHVVFLLATTDPQRLPATILSRCLQFHLKIISAAQISDHLANVLKNENIPYELAALSPLAQAARGSLRDALSLLDQAIAYTNQNLTKQDINTLLGHVANTEVTRLLEALILEDTTQLWSLVESLNELAVDFSWVIDELITFLHDMALSQRFKTETNYPQAVINLAKKLSPEDIQLYYQIVLLSQRDLTLAPTPRLGFEMMLLRLLAFKPGIEQTEHHLTKSIQPIVTEKKHNAARKIEQVIEQKQQKNLHWPTLIKQLNLTGLTYALAQQCALQSYQDNHISLCLDPRQAALRSVKQEAKLTQVLSDYFKQPTTLAIILGDVDLSTPARLEQQYKSQRLEQTAAALQEDPTIQAIMQTFDAKLQPESIQLLDED, from the coding sequence ATGAGTTATCAAGTCCTTGCGCGAAAATATCGGCCTCAATCATTCGATCAGCTAATTGGTCAAGAATCTACTTGCCGCATCCTAAAAAATGCATTGAATACGCAACGAATTCATCATGCTTACCTTTTTACGGGCACGCGCGGGGTTGGGAAAACAACCTTAGCACGTTTACTTGCTAAATGTTTAAATTGTCAAACCAAGATCACACCTGAACCTTGTAATCAATGTGCAACATGCCTTGCGATTAATACGAATCGTTTTACCGATCTCATTGAAGTAGATGCTGCATCACGCACCAAAGTAGAGGATACACGTGATCTATTGGCTGATGTTCACTATGCACCCAGCCAAGGCCGCTATAAAATATATCTTATTGACGAAGTGCATATGCTTTCTTCACATAGTTTTAATGCCTTATTAAAAACTCTCGAAGAACCTCCACCCCATGTCGTTTTTTTATTAGCAACGACTGATCCGCAACGTTTACCCGCCACGATACTTTCGCGGTGTCTACAGTTTCATTTAAAAATTATTTCAGCGGCGCAAATCAGCGACCATCTCGCTAACGTACTAAAAAATGAAAATATTCCTTATGAACTCGCTGCGCTATCACCACTTGCGCAAGCGGCACGGGGTAGTTTACGTGACGCATTAAGTTTATTGGATCAAGCGATAGCTTATACCAATCAAAATCTTACCAAACAGGATATCAATACCTTACTCGGCCATGTCGCTAACACCGAAGTAACTAGGTTACTTGAAGCATTAATTTTAGAAGATACTACGCAGCTTTGGTCTTTAGTCGAAAGCTTAAACGAGCTCGCTGTAGATTTTTCATGGGTTATTGATGAGCTCATTACTTTTTTACATGATATGGCGCTGAGTCAACGGTTTAAGACCGAAACTAACTATCCCCAGGCTGTTATTAATTTAGCCAAAAAACTTTCACCTGAAGACATTCAACTTTATTACCAAATTGTTTTATTAAGTCAACGTGATCTAACGCTGGCACCCACTCCTCGACTAGGCTTTGAGATGATGTTGCTTAGGCTACTCGCTTTTAAACCTGGGATTGAACAGACTGAGCACCACTTAACAAAATCAATTCAACCGATTGTGACAGAAAAAAAACACAACGCTGCGCGCAAGATAGAGCAAGTAATAGAACAAAAGCAACAAAAGAACTTGCACTGGCCTACACTTATCAAACAATTAAACTTAACGGGCTTAACCTATGCCCTCGCCCAGCAGTGTGCTTTACAGTCTTATCAAGACAACCACATTTCTTTATGCTTAGACCCTAGACAAGCCGCACTTCGCAGTGTTAAACAAGAAGCCAAGTTAACGCAAGTACTTTCAGACTATTTCAAGCAACCCACCACATTAGCGATTATTCTCGGTGATGTCGATTTATCGACTCCCGCACGTCTGGAACAACAGTACAAATCACAACGTTTAGAACAAACGGCAGCCGCATTACAAGAAGATCCTACTATTCAAGCGATTATGCAGACATTTGATGCTAAACTACAGCCTGAGTCTATTCAGCTTCTGGATGAAGATTGA
- the rplT gene encoding 50S ribosomal protein L20, translating to MPRVKRGVTARARHKKILKAAKGYKGARSRVIRAAKQAVTKAGQYAYRDRKQKKRDFRALWIVRINAGVREHGMIYSRFIAGLSKAEIAVDRKILADLAITDKATFAQLVEKAKQALA from the coding sequence ATGCCAAGAGTGAAACGTGGGGTAACTGCAAGAGCCCGACATAAAAAAATCCTAAAAGCAGCTAAGGGATATAAGGGTGCGCGTAGTCGCGTCATTAGAGCAGCGAAGCAGGCAGTTACAAAAGCAGGTCAGTACGCTTATCGTGATAGAAAGCAAAAGAAGCGTGATTTTCGTGCACTGTGGATAGTACGTATTAATGCCGGAGTACGTGAACATGGTATGATTTATAGCCGCTTTATTGCGGGTCTTAGCAAAGCCGAAATCGCCGTTGATCGTAAAATTTTAGCAGATTTAGCTATTACCGATAAAGCTACTTTTGCGCAGCTCGTAGAAAAAGCTAAACAAGCTTTAGCTTAG
- a CDS encoding MFS transporter, which produces MPRKRIDLFPWLVCGLGAFFYCYEYFLRILPSVMTEDLLKMFNISGVAFGNLVAFYYYAYTPMQLPVGMMMDRFGPRKLLAFACLVCAIGTYLFAHHYLSTAQVGRFLVGFGSAFAFVGVLKLAAIWFPPSRFAFIAGMATSLGMIGAMTGDIILSKLVFSLGSNVTLYIAATVGLLLTVCLWYIIPESNGMKSTEESATSALTYKAFFQAVLKLCKNPQMWLVGAIGSLLYLSLSAFAEVWGIPYLIRTYGLSNSTAALNISFIFLGWAIGSPLVGWISDKIGNRRRPIIIGALLGACLFTLLIYFPFISHHFLGVLLFSFGLCSSAQIIVFPIARELNVQGLAGTAIAVTNLLVMLGGALSEPLIGKALDVLTGTHVRGNLMAFSIESFQHALSIIPVAFVIAAILAVFVKETRGVVVDAPLNVVDNARPLSQMH; this is translated from the coding sequence ATGCCGAGAAAACGTATTGACCTTTTTCCCTGGTTAGTATGTGGCTTAGGGGCTTTTTTTTATTGTTATGAATATTTTTTGCGAATCTTGCCGAGTGTGATGACGGAAGATTTACTAAAAATGTTCAATATCAGTGGTGTAGCATTTGGAAATTTAGTTGCTTTTTACTACTACGCATACACGCCTATGCAATTACCCGTAGGCATGATGATGGATAGGTTTGGTCCTCGAAAGCTATTAGCTTTTGCATGTTTAGTTTGTGCTATAGGTACTTATTTATTTGCTCATCATTATCTGTCCACTGCACAAGTGGGTCGTTTCTTAGTGGGATTTGGTTCTGCATTTGCTTTTGTAGGTGTATTAAAGTTGGCTGCAATCTGGTTTCCGCCTTCACGCTTTGCATTCATTGCCGGCATGGCGACCTCTCTGGGAATGATAGGTGCAATGACGGGTGATATTATTTTATCTAAGCTCGTATTTTCTCTAGGATCTAATGTAACACTCTATATTGCTGCAACCGTAGGCTTATTACTCACGGTATGTTTATGGTATATCATCCCCGAAAGCAATGGCATGAAAAGCACAGAGGAATCTGCTACATCAGCGCTTACCTATAAAGCTTTCTTTCAAGCAGTGTTGAAATTATGTAAAAATCCGCAAATGTGGTTGGTAGGGGCCATAGGAAGTCTTTTATATTTATCGCTATCTGCATTTGCTGAAGTTTGGGGAATTCCTTATTTGATTCGAACCTATGGTTTATCAAACTCAACCGCGGCGCTTAATATTTCATTTATTTTTTTAGGATGGGCCATCGGAAGCCCTCTAGTAGGTTGGATCTCTGATAAAATAGGAAATCGACGCCGTCCCATTATTATCGGTGCTTTATTAGGCGCTTGTTTGTTTACTTTATTAATTTATTTCCCTTTTATTTCTCATCATTTTCTTGGAGTTCTATTATTTAGCTTTGGTCTTTGTAGTTCTGCGCAAATTATTGTTTTTCCTATTGCTAGAGAGTTGAATGTTCAGGGACTGGCAGGAACCGCGATTGCTGTCACTAATTTGCTGGTTATGTTGGGAGGAGCTTTATCTGAGCCTTTAATTGGTAAAGCTTTAGATGTACTAACGGGTACGCATGTTAGAGGTAATTTAATGGCTTTTTCGATAGAAAGCTTTCAACATGCGTTGTCAATTATTCCTGTTGCATTTGTTATTGCTGCCATATTGGCCGTCTTTGTCAAAGAAACACGAGGTGTTGTGGTTGATGCACCATTAAATGTTGTGGATAATGCGAGACCTTTAAGTCAGATGCATTAA
- a CDS encoding pyridoxal phosphate-dependent aminotransferase → MHINLSHRVSQIKPSPTLSLSAAANRLKASGKPIINLTVGEPDFDTPEPIKQAARLALDEGYTKYTAVDGIMRLKQAVVDKFKLQNQLNYSLDQVIVSSGAKQSIYNLMQSLLNPGDEVIIPAPYWVSYPDMALLAEAKPVFISSSIKSGLKITPEQLETAINEKTRLFIINSPSNPTGMVYTHTELNELAEVLLRHPSVFILTDDIYEHIYWDNVPFKNILNVCPELYDRTLVLNGCSKAYAMTGWRIGYAAGPKKVILAMSNIQSQSTSNPNSIAQFAAIAALTGNQDCVQAMNKIYHQRHTFFSEGLNQIPGVHCLLAQGAFYCFPSFHAFIGNDKKFASDHELANYLLNSANVATVPGSAFGAPGYLRLSFALDNASLEKALVQLKTALMHLT, encoded by the coding sequence ATGCATATAAATCTCTCGCATCGCGTTTCTCAAATTAAACCTTCACCTACTTTAAGTCTGTCTGCAGCAGCCAATCGACTTAAAGCCAGCGGTAAACCTATCATTAATCTAACCGTAGGTGAGCCTGATTTTGATACGCCTGAACCTATAAAACAAGCGGCTCGCTTAGCTTTAGATGAGGGATACACGAAATACACTGCTGTCGACGGTATCATGCGTTTAAAACAAGCGGTGGTTGATAAATTTAAATTGCAAAACCAACTAAATTACTCATTGGATCAAGTGATTGTTTCGAGTGGTGCTAAACAATCTATTTATAATTTGATGCAATCTTTATTAAATCCAGGTGACGAAGTTATTATCCCGGCACCCTATTGGGTTTCCTACCCAGATATGGCATTACTCGCAGAGGCAAAGCCGGTTTTTATCTCCAGTTCTATTAAGTCTGGCTTAAAAATTACACCCGAGCAATTGGAAACAGCGATTAATGAAAAAACTCGGCTTTTTATAATTAATAGCCCTTCTAACCCTACTGGCATGGTCTACACGCATACAGAACTTAATGAACTGGCTGAAGTTTTATTACGTCACCCATCCGTATTTATACTTACTGATGACATTTATGAGCATATTTATTGGGATAATGTGCCTTTCAAAAATATTCTCAATGTATGTCCGGAACTATATGACAGAACATTAGTTTTAAATGGTTGTTCAAAGGCTTATGCGATGACTGGCTGGCGAATTGGTTATGCGGCTGGACCTAAAAAAGTCATACTCGCCATGTCCAATATACAATCACAAAGTACATCTAATCCTAATTCTATTGCCCAATTTGCAGCTATCGCTGCTTTAACCGGTAATCAAGATTGCGTGCAGGCTATGAATAAGATTTATCATCAACGCCATACATTTTTTTCAGAAGGGCTTAATCAAATTCCTGGAGTGCATTGTTTACTCGCACAAGGAGCCTTTTATTGCTTTCCTTCGTTTCACGCCTTTATTGGAAACGATAAAAAGTTTGCTTCTGATCATGAATTAGCAAATTACTTGCTTAATAGTGCGAACGTCGCTACCGTTCCTGGCTCAGCTTTTGGCGCACCGGGTTATTTACGTCTTTCTTTTGCACTTGATAATGCCAGCCTAGAAAAAGCATTAGTCCAATTAAAAACTGCATTAATGCATCTGACTTAA
- the infC gene encoding translation initiation factor IF-3 produces the protein MQHRPGGAGQPRSGANNAKKVRINGEIRAPQVRLIGPEREQLGVVSLDKALREAEEAGLDLVEIVPTAAPPVCRIMNLGKYVFELNKQKSAQKKKQKRIQLKEIKFRPVTEEGDYQVKLRNLIRFLQQGDKAKITVRFRGREIAHLHLGAKLIERLEKDLVAYAVIDDKPKMEGRQMVLVVSPKKTK, from the coding sequence ATTCAGCATCGACCAGGAGGGGCAGGGCAGCCTAGGTCAGGGGCCAACAATGCAAAAAAGGTTAGGATTAATGGCGAGATTCGCGCTCCCCAAGTCAGGTTAATAGGCCCTGAGCGTGAGCAGTTAGGCGTGGTTTCTTTAGATAAGGCATTAAGAGAGGCTGAAGAGGCTGGTCTTGACTTAGTGGAAATTGTACCGACAGCTGCTCCTCCCGTTTGTCGGATTATGAATCTTGGAAAATATGTATTTGAATTGAATAAGCAAAAATCAGCGCAAAAGAAAAAGCAAAAGCGCATTCAATTGAAAGAAATTAAGTTTCGACCCGTAACAGAAGAGGGAGATTATCAGGTCAAGCTACGCAACCTGATACGTTTCCTGCAACAGGGCGATAAAGCTAAAATTACGGTACGATTTCGAGGTCGTGAAATCGCCCACTTGCACTTAGGCGCTAAGCTTATCGAACGTTTAGAAAAGGATCTGGTTGCTTATGCCGTGATCGATGATAAACCTAAGATGGAAGGTCGGCAGATGGTGTTAGTGGTTAGCCCAAAAAAAACTAAGTAG
- the rpmI gene encoding 50S ribosomal protein L35, producing the protein MPKLKSHRGAAKRFKPTANGYKCAQSHHNHILTKKDTKRKRNLRHTNLVNPSDVRAVERMLQGS; encoded by the coding sequence ATGCCAAAGTTAAAAAGTCACCGAGGCGCTGCAAAGCGTTTTAAGCCCACAGCGAACGGTTATAAATGTGCGCAATCACACCATAACCATATCCTTACTAAGAAAGATACTAAGCGCAAGCGTAACTTGCGTCATACAAATTTAGTTAACCCCAGTGACGTACGTGCTGTTGAACGTATGTTACAAGGTTCATAG
- the recR gene encoding recombination mediator RecR: MAFSPLITQMIAQFCCLPGVGPKSAQRMVFHLLERARADGSALAKIIEQAIQEVGNCEQCRSLSETPICTLCSSPNRDTSLLCVVETPVDVLAIEQTASYRGYYFVLMGRLSPLDGIGPEELGIKHFVHRINTQPPQEIILATNPTVEGEATAHYLTELIKQKGIKISRIAHGVPLGSELEFIDNHTLARSLFARVTV; this comes from the coding sequence ATGGCATTTAGCCCTTTGATCACACAAATGATCGCACAATTTTGTTGCTTGCCAGGAGTAGGACCTAAATCTGCTCAGCGCATGGTCTTTCATTTACTAGAAAGAGCACGCGCGGATGGTTCAGCATTAGCAAAAATTATAGAACAAGCGATTCAAGAAGTTGGAAATTGCGAACAATGTCGAAGCTTAAGCGAAACACCTATTTGTACATTATGTTCAAGCCCAAATCGAGATACTAGTCTACTCTGTGTGGTTGAAACACCGGTTGATGTACTCGCTATCGAGCAAACGGCCAGCTATCGTGGTTATTATTTTGTTCTGATGGGCCGCTTGTCACCACTCGATGGCATAGGCCCTGAAGAGTTAGGTATAAAACATTTTGTTCATCGTATTAATACGCAGCCGCCACAAGAAATTATTTTAGCGACTAATCCCACCGTAGAAGGCGAAGCAACAGCGCACTACCTCACTGAATTGATTAAACAAAAAGGGATTAAGATCAGCCGCATTGCGCATGGTGTTCCATTAGGTAGCGAGCTAGAGTTTATTGATAATCATACACTAGCTCGATCCCTATTTGCACGCGTAACCGTTTAA